A window of Betaproteobacteria bacterium genomic DNA:
CAGGTCGGACAGGTGCGCGCCTCCTCCGAACGCGAGAAGCGCGAGAAGGCCATGGTCATCATGGACGTTTCCCCCGATACGGTCAGCGCCACGTTCCGGGATCATGGCTTCGCCCGCATGATCCACGGTCACACGCATCGTCCCGCACGGCACGAACATGTGGTCGATGGACACCTCTGCGAACGCTGGGTGTTGTCCGACTGGGAGACACGCGCCGAGTATCTTCGTGCCGACGCCGGTGGCTGTACTCGCATTCCGGTCACGATTCCCGGCTGACACTGCGCCGCAGTAGCGCGTCCGCCATGGCTGGACGCACGGAGCGCGACGCTTTCCTTCCTCAGGCGTCCTCCCGCTGTTGTCGAGGAATATCCCCCCCTGATCAACGGGAACACGCTCGGCCACGGCGCCACTGCTTCCCGGAAATCCTTGGACGTTTTCCCCAGTCTCCGTGGAGAAATGTCCGTAGGTCGCCACTCCTGCCTTGGCTACCGTCAGGGCTCCCATACCGCCGGTACTCCCCGAGTTCCGGCGGCAGGGACGGCAGCCCGCAACGTCGGACGGCCGATATGTCAACGACAACAGGAGGAGTAGGGCATGAGAAATCCAACGTACGGGCGCTGGATGCTCGGCGTGCTCGTGGCAGCGGTCGCTCAGACGAGCGCCGCGGCGGGCGTCGACACCATCCAGAACGCGGCACCAGGCGACTGGCCAAGCTACCACCGGACTTACGACGCACACCGCTTCAGCCCCCTCACGCAGATCACCCGCGCAAACGTCAAGAAGCTGGGCGTTGCCTGGGTTCATCAAGCGGGCGAAATCACGCAGGGCCTGCAAGTCACGCCCGTCGTTGTCGACGGTGTGATCTATTACACCGCGTCCTACAACCGGGTCTTCGCGGTCGACGGACGGACGGGCGAGGAAATCTGGCACTACTTCCCCAAGGTGAAGGACGGTGTGGACAAGCTTCCCGTGGGTCCCTATTCACGCGGCGTCACGGTCGCCAATGGAAAGGTCTACGTAGGCACCATCGACGGACGGGCGATCGCGCTCGACCAGAAATCCGGCAAGGTCGTGTGGGAGACGCAGCTCGTCGACACGCTCAAGTGCGGCTGCATGTTCACTTCCCCGCCTTTGGCCGTGAAGGACAAGCTCATCTTCGGTTCCACCCAGGGAGGCATTCCGGCGCGGGGAGGCGGCATCTTCGGGCTGAGCCAGAAGACGGGCGAGCAGGTCTGGTACTTCGATCCCGTTCTCGAGGGAGAGGACCATTGGGGCATGAACGATTTCGGCGAATCGAGCGCGAAGTACGCCGGCGTCGGTGCATGGCACGTGGGCAGCTACGATCCGGAGCTGGATCTCATCTACTACGGCACGTCCAATCCTTCCCCGTGGTTCGACTGGGCTGCTCCCCTGGATGGCCCGGACGGCCACAAGCGTGCAAGCGGCGTAGGCGCCCGTCCTGGCGACAACCTCTACAGTTCGTCCGTGCTGGCAATGCGTCCGGACACCGGCGAACTGGTGTGGTACCACCAGGAGCATCCGCACGACGACTGGGACTTCGACTCGACGCTCGGCGAGTTCGTGCTGGTCAACAAGGGCGACAAGAAGCTGATGATCCATCAGGCGAAGAGCGGCTTCGTGTTCATCTACGACCGGACGAACGGCAAGGTCCAGAACGCGTGGAGCATCAACAAGCACATGACGTTCGTGAAGACCGTGGACCCGAAGACCGGCCAGCTCGTGGGCCGCAATCCGCCGTCCATCTCCGAGGGCGCCATGTTCTGCCCGTCGATGCTGGGAGGACGAAGCTGGAATGCGGGTGCCTACAACGCGGAGACCGGAGTGTGGTTCAACTCCCGGCAGGAGATCTGCGAGGTGGCCAAGGTCCGGCCGGAACGTCCTTCGCTCGACCCCCTGCCCGGCTGGTACGCGGGCGCCGATCTGTCGTGGGTGCATCCGCCCGGCGACGTGGCGCATGGTGCCATCGATGCATGGGATCCGTTCACCGGCAAGAA
This region includes:
- a CDS encoding PQQ-binding-like beta-propeller repeat protein; translation: MRNPTYGRWMLGVLVAAVAQTSAAAGVDTIQNAAPGDWPSYHRTYDAHRFSPLTQITRANVKKLGVAWVHQAGEITQGLQVTPVVVDGVIYYTASYNRVFAVDGRTGEEIWHYFPKVKDGVDKLPVGPYSRGVTVANGKVYVGTIDGRAIALDQKSGKVVWETQLVDTLKCGCMFTSPPLAVKDKLIFGSTQGGIPARGGGIFGLSQKTGEQVWYFDPVLEGEDHWGMNDFGESSAKYAGVGAWHVGSYDPELDLIYYGTSNPSPWFDWAAPLDGPDGHKRASGVGARPGDNLYSSSVLAMRPDTGELVWYHQEHPHDDWDFDSTLGEFVLVNKGDKKLMIHQAKSGFVFIYDRTNGKVQNAWSINKHMTFVKTVDPKTGQLVGRNPPSISEGAMFCPSMLGGRSWNAGAYNAETGVWFNSRQEICEVAKVRPERPSLDPLPGWYAGADLSWVHPPGDVAHGAIDAWDPFTGKKLWTVHDKYPRISGILATKGNLVFSGDMKGYVYAYDAGSGTELWRFNMGSGSRGGIISYMAGGEQYILVPSGIGSAAQAIVAAIYPEVGDFPAGANLFAFKLTR